From the Thermococcus guaymasensis DSM 11113 genome, one window contains:
- a CDS encoding DUF3226 domain-containing protein, protein MRLVTGKKWESFADENAILFPEYRKNRDELIGFVNSLTGDETVVTASLELIDLIASRFRRGEENILIYSNTGKSLTLKEVYELRKYLDFDVRGGFSGERARASVLFVEGKTDAKFFKAVFKKLFEFREGRGAPYQFRFIERVFERDNFDLLERDGVYLAVIPSEGNSGVIRNLGNFLRAMEVFDFSVERLGVAIDIDESREAALESIAGKISGFEHEKTPSGYLVGKTEVVPLIIGLPFEDEMIEWKKPTVEDLMLHLIAREGLLEKIRPGLEALEESLGRKLKPKEVMYLALSAYGHWGNLEGFYELFVMRSRFRNLKAVLREAGLMEGLRYLAFMV, encoded by the coding sequence ATGAGGTTAGTAACCGGAAAAAAGTGGGAAAGCTTTGCCGATGAAAATGCCATCCTGTTTCCTGAATACCGAAAAAATCGGGACGAGCTAATTGGGTTTGTGAACTCCCTAACGGGCGACGAGACGGTGGTGACTGCAAGTTTAGAGCTGATAGACCTCATAGCAAGCCGTTTCCGAAGGGGAGAAGAGAACATCCTTATCTATTCCAACACTGGAAAGAGCCTCACACTGAAGGAAGTTTATGAGCTTAGGAAATACCTCGACTTCGACGTCCGTGGCGGATTTTCTGGCGAGAGAGCAAGGGCGAGCGTCCTCTTTGTCGAAGGAAAAACCGATGCCAAGTTCTTCAAGGCGGTCTTCAAGAAGCTCTTCGAGTTCAGGGAGGGCAGGGGAGCCCCTTACCAGTTCAGGTTCATTGAGCGAGTTTTCGAACGCGACAACTTTGACCTTCTGGAGAGGGACGGGGTTTACCTGGCCGTCATTCCGAGCGAGGGCAATTCAGGGGTGATAAGGAACCTCGGCAACTTCCTCAGGGCGATGGAAGTTTTCGACTTTTCTGTCGAGAGGCTGGGTGTGGCGATTGACATAGACGAGAGCAGAGAAGCCGCCCTAGAGTCAATAGCCGGAAAGATTTCAGGCTTTGAGCACGAGAAAACACCCAGCGGCTACTTAGTCGGAAAAACAGAAGTGGTTCCCCTGATAATCGGCCTTCCATTTGAGGACGAGATGATAGAGTGGAAAAAGCCAACTGTGGAAGACCTCATGCTGCACCTCATCGCGAGGGAGGGACTCCTTGAGAAGATAAGACCCGGGCTCGAAGCCCTTGAGGAGAGCCTCGGCAGAAAGCTTAAGCCGAAGGAGGTAATGTACCTCGCCCTCTCAGCCTACGGCCACTGGGGCAACCTTGAAGGGTTCTACGAGCTCTTCGTCATGCGCTCAAGGTTCAGAAACCTCAAAGCGGTTCTCAGGGAAGCAGGCCTGATGGAGGGGCTGAGGTACCTCGCGTTCATGGTTTAA
- a CDS encoding ATP-binding protein has protein sequence MGSDDVKRYIRLFHERDLPEVLKRELEVSLNPGKATVIIGPRRSGKTYLLYSLVGEEKERYVYLNFENPLLFGITGRDFPKVVDAYFDLYPENVGKEVFFLLDEIQNVPDWEIGVRYLLDEGFMVAVTGSSSKLLSREVATQLRGRGISYTLFPLSFREFLQFKGVGLKRHDVYGRKVHRIKELLEEYLRYGAFPEVVLLGDKIRILEEYLSVMITKDVVERHGIRNVALIEALVKLLLSNYAKYTSYSSIHRFLKSEFGTSKTTALEYLRALEDSFFVFFLPKFARSEKESLRAPKKVYLIDTGFALFSRKDPARDMENTVFLELLRRKHYRNPLLNLYYYGGSGEKEVDFVMSESGKVVELIQVTLSLSDAEERELSSLTEAGRSLGCKNLTVVTLDEEGTIERDGLRINVVPLWKFLLGVR, from the coding sequence ATGGGATCTGATGACGTTAAGCGCTATATCCGCCTCTTTCATGAAAGAGACCTGCCGGAAGTTTTGAAGCGGGAGCTGGAGGTTTCCTTGAACCCTGGGAAAGCTACTGTAATAATCGGCCCTAGGCGCTCGGGGAAAACCTATCTCCTCTATTCGCTGGTCGGTGAGGAGAAGGAACGCTATGTATATCTAAACTTTGAGAACCCCCTCCTATTCGGGATAACCGGTAGGGACTTTCCGAAAGTTGTAGATGCTTACTTTGACCTCTATCCAGAGAACGTTGGAAAAGAAGTCTTCTTCCTTCTCGACGAAATTCAGAACGTCCCTGACTGGGAGATAGGCGTGCGGTATCTCCTTGATGAGGGATTCATGGTTGCCGTCACCGGCTCTTCTTCCAAGCTCCTCTCAAGGGAGGTTGCCACCCAGTTGAGGGGACGTGGAATTTCCTATACCCTCTTTCCGCTCTCGTTCCGGGAGTTCCTTCAGTTTAAGGGGGTTGGGCTTAAACGGCACGACGTCTATGGCAGAAAGGTTCACAGGATAAAGGAGCTCTTGGAGGAGTATCTGCGGTATGGCGCCTTTCCGGAGGTAGTTCTGCTCGGCGATAAGATCCGGATCCTTGAAGAGTACCTCTCGGTGATGATAACAAAGGATGTCGTAGAACGGCACGGAATACGGAACGTGGCCCTAATCGAGGCCCTTGTCAAGCTTCTGCTATCAAACTACGCGAAATACACTTCCTACAGCTCAATCCACCGCTTCCTCAAGTCGGAGTTCGGGACGTCTAAAACAACCGCCCTTGAATACCTCAGAGCACTTGAAGACTCTTTCTTTGTCTTCTTCCTTCCTAAGTTTGCCCGTTCCGAAAAAGAATCTCTCAGAGCTCCCAAAAAGGTGTACCTTATTGACACTGGCTTTGCACTCTTCTCAAGAAAAGACCCTGCGCGAGACATGGAAAACACCGTCTTCCTCGAACTTCTCAGAAGGAAGCACTACCGGAACCCGCTCCTCAACCTCTACTACTACGGTGGCTCCGGTGAAAAAGAAGTTGATTTCGTTATGTCAGAATCAGGGAAAGTCGTTGAGCTTATCCAGGTAACCCTGAGCCTTAGTGACGCCGAAGAAAGAGAGTTATCCTCTCTTACCGAAGCCGGCAGGAGCCTCGGCTGTAAGAACCTCACAGTGGTGACGCTCGACGAAGAAGGAACCATTGAAAGGGATGGTCTCAGAATAAACGTTGTTCCCCTCTGGAAGTTCCTGCTTGGCGTTCGTTGA
- the pfkC gene encoding ADP-specific phosphofructokinase, whose product MMRLLDEARKLSIFTAYNANVDAIVYLNSEIIQRLIDEFGAEAVKRRMEEYPREINEPLDFVARLVHALKTGKPMAVPLVNEELQAWFDSHFKYDVERMGGQAGIIANLLANLDFRKVIVYTPHLAKKQAEMFVNKPNLFYPVVEDGKLVLKHPREAYREDDPIKVNRIFEFRAGTAFKLGDEMITVPYSGRFIVSARFESIRIYTEPELKPFLPEIGLGVDGAILSGYQGIKPRYSDGKDANYYFREAKKDIMLLKREKDVKVHLEFASIQNRELRKKVIYNLFPLVDSVGMDESEIAYVLNALGYSKLAERIFTYNRIEDTVMGGKILIDEMNLEVLQIHTIYYLMYITHADNPLSEEELRQSLELGTTLAAARASLGDIRSPEDFKVGLNVPYNERGEYVKLRFEEAKRRLRTREYKVVIIPTRLVSNPVSTVGLGDTISTGAFTSYLALLRRKGAL is encoded by the coding sequence ATGATGAGGCTCCTCGACGAGGCAAGGAAGCTATCGATTTTCACAGCCTACAACGCTAACGTTGACGCGATAGTATACCTCAACAGTGAGATAATCCAGAGGCTCATCGACGAGTTCGGTGCCGAGGCGGTCAAGAGGAGGATGGAAGAGTACCCGAGGGAGATAAACGAGCCGCTGGACTTCGTCGCAAGGCTCGTCCACGCCCTCAAGACCGGCAAGCCGATGGCCGTCCCGCTCGTGAATGAAGAGCTTCAGGCGTGGTTTGACTCCCACTTCAAGTACGATGTGGAGAGGATGGGAGGCCAGGCGGGAATAATAGCCAACCTCCTCGCCAATCTCGACTTTCGGAAGGTAATCGTTTACACTCCCCACCTAGCTAAGAAGCAGGCCGAGATGTTTGTGAACAAGCCTAATCTATTCTACCCTGTCGTTGAAGACGGGAAGCTCGTTCTGAAGCACCCCCGCGAGGCCTACCGCGAGGATGACCCGATTAAGGTGAACCGCATCTTCGAGTTCCGTGCCGGGACGGCCTTTAAACTGGGCGACGAGATGATTACCGTCCCTTACTCGGGCCGTTTCATCGTATCGGCCCGCTTCGAGAGCATAAGGATTTACACCGAGCCCGAGCTCAAGCCGTTTTTGCCTGAGATTGGCCTGGGGGTTGACGGTGCAATCCTCTCCGGCTACCAGGGCATAAAGCCCCGCTATTCCGACGGAAAGGACGCGAACTACTACTTCCGCGAGGCAAAGAAGGACATAATGCTCCTCAAGCGCGAGAAGGACGTCAAGGTGCACCTTGAGTTCGCTTCAATACAGAACCGCGAGCTCAGGAAGAAGGTCATCTACAACCTCTTCCCGCTCGTGGACAGCGTCGGCATGGACGAGTCCGAGATAGCCTACGTCCTCAACGCCCTCGGCTACTCCAAGCTCGCTGAGAGGATATTCACCTACAACCGCATCGAGGACACCGTCATGGGTGGAAAAATCCTCATAGACGAGATGAACCTCGAAGTCCTGCAGATTCACACGATTTACTACCTCATGTACATCACCCACGCTGACAACCCGCTGAGCGAGGAGGAGCTGAGGCAGAGCCTTGAGCTCGGAACAACCCTGGCCGCTGCGAGGGCATCTCTCGGAGACATCCGCTCGCCGGAGGACTTCAAGGTCGGCCTGAACGTCCCCTACAACGAGCGCGGCGAGTACGTCAAGCTCCGCTTTGAAGAGGCAAAGAGGCGCCTGAGGACCAGGGAGTACAAGGTCGTGATAATCCCCACGAGGCTCGTCAGCAACCCGGTCTCGACCGTGGGGCTGGGAGATACCATCTCAACGGGAGCGTTTACGAGCTACCTTGCCCTTCTTAGGAGGAAGGGGGCGCTTTGA
- a CDS encoding maleate cis-trans isomerase family protein has protein sequence MYGWRGRFGLIVPSSNTTMEMELHSYLPYGVSLHVSRMPLRDVTEEELLKMSSMAVESARLLRDAGVELILYGCTSGSFIGGKDFEKELEARIEDEVNVPVISTSTAVVEALKILDVRDILVVTPYTDEINQREKEFLEANEFNVLDIVGLGLTDNLQIGRLEPYEAYRLAKSAFMDEVEAIFISCTNWRTFEIIEALEEDLGVPVVTSNQASLWLALREMDIMEKIPELGRLFTEY, from the coding sequence ATGTACGGATGGAGAGGAAGGTTCGGTCTCATAGTGCCGTCATCGAACACCACGATGGAGATGGAGCTTCACAGCTACCTGCCCTACGGGGTCTCACTCCACGTTTCAAGGATGCCCCTGAGGGATGTCACTGAGGAGGAGCTCCTTAAGATGAGTAGCATGGCCGTTGAGAGCGCCAGACTTCTCCGCGATGCGGGGGTTGAGCTGATACTCTACGGGTGCACGAGCGGTTCATTCATCGGCGGAAAGGACTTCGAGAAGGAGCTTGAGGCGAGGATAGAGGACGAAGTGAACGTCCCGGTGATAAGCACCAGCACAGCCGTCGTTGAGGCCCTGAAGATCCTCGACGTGAGGGATATCCTCGTTGTTACCCCGTACACAGACGAGATAAACCAGCGGGAGAAGGAGTTTCTTGAGGCGAACGAGTTCAACGTCCTTGACATAGTCGGTCTTGGGCTCACCGACAACCTTCAGATCGGGCGGCTTGAGCCGTACGAGGCCTATCGCCTTGCCAAGTCCGCCTTTATGGACGAGGTGGAGGCTATCTTCATAAGCTGCACCAACTGGAGGACGTTTGAGATAATCGAGGCGCTTGAGGAAGACCTAGGTGTTCCCGTCGTGACGAGCAACCAGGCCTCTCTGTGGCTTGCTCTCAGGGAGATGGACATTATGGAGAAGATCCCCGAGCTTGGGAGGCTCTTCACCGAGTACTGA
- a CDS encoding nitroreductase family protein produces the protein MELDEAIMKRSSVRYFLEKPVPEDDIKKLIEAAIRAPTASGLENWKFVVFQSEDAREKIYDLIGEGMVQYYRAVNLPEEKIEKLKKRIYELGMYRAPVYIAVFIDKRVRFLKGAEYDEPEFIWSVESAAMAIQNLMLKAVELGLGTVYIGVTNFRGIEEKVRDLASLDENYYLVGVIPVGYPKNEPKPSKRKKGVEDVTKFI, from the coding sequence ATGGAGCTTGATGAAGCCATCATGAAACGGAGCTCCGTGCGCTACTTTTTAGAGAAGCCCGTGCCTGAGGATGACATCAAAAAGCTCATCGAGGCCGCCATAAGGGCCCCAACTGCGAGCGGGCTTGAGAACTGGAAGTTTGTTGTCTTCCAGAGTGAAGACGCGAGGGAAAAGATATACGACCTGATAGGGGAAGGCATGGTTCAGTACTACCGCGCCGTGAACCTTCCAGAGGAGAAGATAGAGAAGCTCAAGAAGCGCATCTATGAGCTGGGCATGTACAGGGCACCGGTTTACATAGCCGTTTTCATCGACAAACGCGTCCGCTTCCTCAAGGGGGCGGAGTACGACGAGCCTGAGTTCATCTGGAGCGTCGAGAGCGCCGCGATGGCAATTCAGAACCTCATGCTCAAGGCAGTTGAGCTCGGCCTTGGGACGGTCTACATAGGCGTCACGAACTTCAGGGGCATAGAGGAGAAGGTGAGGGATTTAGCGAGTCTCGATGAGAACTACTACCTCGTTGGAGTCATCCCAGTGGGCTATCCCAAGAACGAGCCCAAGCCCTCAAAGAGAAAGAAGGGCGTTGAAGATGTGACTAAGTTCATCTAA
- the thiI gene encoding tRNA uracil 4-sulfurtransferase ThiI: protein MNVVIVRYGEIGTKSRQTRRWFENILMNNIREALVSEGVEFKKVEAKHGRVLVRTNRAKEAVEVLTRVFGIVSLSPGMEVDADLEKINKTALKLFRRKKRELGLEKPKFRVTARRITKEFPLKSPELQAKVGEYILENEESEVDLQDYDIEVGVELMEGKAYIFVDKIRAWGGLPIGTQGKVVALLSGGIDSPVAAFLMMKRGVEVIPVHIYMGEKTLEKVRKIWNQLKKYHYGGKAELIVVKPKEREKILEKLREMKKENYTCVFCKFMMVKHADRIAKEFGAKGIVMGDSLGQVASQTLENMYIVSQASDLPIYRPLIGLDKEEIVGIAKKIGTFELSTLPEDEIPFIPKHPVIRGSWEEFKKLYRAVFGEEPKKREC from the coding sequence ATGAACGTCGTAATTGTGAGATACGGGGAGATTGGGACGAAGTCCAGGCAGACGAGGAGATGGTTTGAGAACATCCTCATGAACAACATACGCGAGGCCCTCGTTAGCGAGGGAGTTGAGTTCAAGAAGGTCGAGGCAAAGCACGGCAGAGTCCTCGTAAGGACAAACAGAGCGAAGGAAGCCGTTGAAGTCCTCACGCGCGTCTTCGGAATAGTCTCACTCTCTCCAGGGATGGAGGTGGATGCCGACCTCGAAAAAATCAACAAGACCGCCTTAAAGCTCTTCAGGCGGAAGAAGCGCGAGCTCGGCCTTGAAAAGCCGAAGTTCCGCGTCACTGCAAGGAGAATTACCAAGGAGTTCCCCCTAAAGAGTCCGGAGCTCCAAGCAAAGGTAGGAGAATACATCCTTGAGAACGAGGAGAGCGAGGTTGACCTGCAGGACTACGACATCGAGGTCGGCGTCGAGCTGATGGAAGGGAAAGCCTACATTTTCGTGGACAAAATCCGCGCCTGGGGAGGGCTTCCAATCGGCACACAGGGCAAAGTTGTTGCGCTCCTCAGTGGGGGCATAGACTCACCCGTGGCCGCTTTCCTCATGATGAAGCGCGGTGTGGAGGTTATCCCCGTCCACATCTACATGGGCGAGAAGACGCTCGAAAAGGTGCGCAAAATCTGGAACCAGCTGAAGAAGTACCACTACGGCGGGAAGGCCGAGCTGATAGTCGTCAAACCGAAGGAGAGGGAGAAAATCCTTGAAAAGCTCCGCGAGATGAAGAAGGAGAACTACACCTGCGTATTCTGCAAGTTCATGATGGTAAAGCACGCCGACAGGATAGCCAAGGAGTTCGGGGCGAAGGGCATCGTCATGGGCGACTCCCTCGGGCAGGTAGCTTCACAGACCCTTGAAAACATGTACATCGTCAGCCAGGCAAGCGACCTGCCGATATACCGCCCGCTCATCGGCCTCGACAAGGAGGAAATAGTGGGCATAGCCAAGAAGATAGGCACATTCGAGCTCTCCACCCTCCCGGAGGACGAGATTCCATTCATCCCGAAGCACCCGGTGATAAGGGGCTCGTGGGAGGAGTTCAAGAAGCTCTACAGGGCAGTCTTTGGGGAAGAGCCAAAGAAGAGGGAGTGCTGA
- a CDS encoding DUF998 domain-containing protein — MEFERLGAYVALSLPVIFIIGLSIVVHANPWFSFTDNALSDMGSLKNPNRWLFNGFLMVFAAIAMVPSLAAFKNGLSYLMPLSMVFLFFVGVFPEELPYHSPSAILFYVLALADIAIVGLKLARKDLINYVWSVLSVIVFLTMLYMIRARVFKGLAIPELIGASFILAWFVYIGLLQLRGFKL, encoded by the coding sequence ATGGAATTCGAGCGCCTTGGGGCCTACGTCGCCCTTTCCCTACCAGTTATTTTCATAATAGGCCTGAGCATAGTCGTCCACGCCAACCCCTGGTTTTCCTTCACAGACAACGCCTTGAGCGACATGGGCTCGCTCAAGAATCCCAACCGCTGGCTCTTCAACGGTTTCTTGATGGTTTTTGCGGCAATTGCGATGGTTCCTTCCCTCGCCGCATTTAAAAACGGTCTGTCATATCTCATGCCCCTCTCAATGGTGTTCCTCTTCTTCGTTGGAGTATTTCCGGAGGAGCTCCCATATCACAGTCCTTCGGCAATCCTGTTTTACGTCCTGGCACTGGCGGATATAGCAATCGTTGGGCTAAAGCTTGCCCGCAAAGACCTCATTAACTACGTCTGGAGCGTTCTCTCAGTTATCGTCTTCCTCACGATGCTCTACATGATTAGGGCGAGGGTATTCAAGGGGCTGGCAATTCCAGAGCTGATAGGGGCATCGTTCATCCTGGCGTGGTTCGTCTACATCGGCCTGCTCCAGCTTAGGGGTTTCAAACTCTAA
- a CDS encoding adenine nucleotide alpha hydrolase family protein — translation MKAVALLSSGIDSPVAIYLMLRKGVEVTPVHFRQDTLKEEKVHELYEVLSRYGKIHEPVMVDFAEEHVPVFEKLRELKKERWTCVFCKWLMIRRACRIGHEVGARAIVTGDSLGQVASQTLDNLLIISSASDLPVLRPLIGMDKEETVSIAKKIGTFEISARKEPLCPFTPKYPIVRGSLGEFERIREALGL, via the coding sequence ATGAAAGCAGTCGCACTGCTGAGCTCAGGTATAGACTCACCGGTCGCGATATACCTCATGCTCAGGAAGGGAGTTGAAGTTACTCCAGTTCACTTCAGGCAGGACACCCTCAAGGAGGAGAAAGTCCACGAGCTCTATGAGGTTCTTAGCAGATACGGGAAGATCCATGAGCCAGTTATGGTGGACTTCGCAGAGGAGCACGTTCCCGTTTTTGAGAAGCTGAGGGAGCTAAAAAAGGAGCGCTGGACGTGCGTATTCTGCAAGTGGCTGATGATCAGAAGGGCCTGCAGAATTGGACACGAGGTCGGAGCAAGGGCGATAGTAACGGGTGACTCCCTCGGACAGGTGGCCAGTCAAACCCTTGACAACTTACTCATTATAAGCTCGGCCAGTGATTTACCGGTCCTACGGCCACTCATAGGTATGGACAAGGAAGAGACTGTGAGCATAGCTAAGAAAATTGGCACGTTTGAAATAAGCGCCCGAAAGGAGCCTTTGTGCCCCTTCACGCCGAAATACCCCATTGTGCGGGGGTCCTTGGGCGAGTTTGAGAGGATAAGGGAAGCACTGGGGCTGTGA
- a CDS encoding 30S ribosomal protein S27e: MALPKNLIPMPRSRFLRVKCIDCGNEQIVFSHPATKVRCLVCGATLVEPTGGKGVIKAKILEVLE, from the coding sequence ATGGCGCTCCCGAAGAACCTCATCCCGATGCCGAGGAGCAGGTTCCTTCGTGTCAAGTGCATTGACTGCGGCAACGAGCAGATAGTCTTCAGCCACCCGGCGACCAAGGTCCGCTGCCTCGTCTGCGGTGCAACGCTCGTCGAGCCGACCGGCGGTAAGGGCGTCATCAAGGCGAAGATTCTTGAAGTTCTTGAGTGA
- a CDS encoding 50S ribosomal protein L44e: MKYPKQIRTYCPFCKKHTIHKVEKVKKRPRSELSQGQRRFRRIMKGYRGFPRPNPAGREKPVKKLDLRFRCTVCGKAHTRGKGFRVKKFELVEV, translated from the coding sequence ATGAAGTACCCGAAGCAGATAAGGACGTACTGCCCGTTTTGTAAGAAGCACACCATCCACAAGGTAGAGAAAGTCAAGAAGAGGCCAAGGAGTGAGCTCAGCCAGGGTCAGAGGCGCTTCCGCAGGATCATGAAGGGTTACCGCGGTTTCCCGAGGCCGAACCCGGCCGGAAGGGAGAAGCCGGTCAAGAAGCTCGACCTCAGGTTCAGGTGCACCGTCTGCGGCAAGGCTCACACCAGAGGAAAGGGCTTCCGCGTTAAGAAGTTCGAGCTGGTGGAGGTGTGA
- a CDS encoding DHH family phosphoesterase: MKGKIKLKRFLQRSLDRSYLLLCHHNADPDSLGSAIAFARYLKSLGVERVRIGVAQSVSSYAKRLLVLSPVPVEKNPTVEEDVMVIFDTSSLEQLEPIEIPKGKTVILIDHHVEKERPIKADIAVVDSSRTSTAEIVWELFKYFDFVDEESARAILAGIVTDTANFRFANAKTFKAVGEILERFPLQMGEIFSLVAPVVDENTDNAKRMAVLKACQRLEIRKFRKYIIAISKVSAYESYACKVFLQLGADIAIVGSEKKGVRISARAKESLVKKGLHLGKIMEKVGPVIEGSGGGHAGAAGANGKVNLDKAIKLILKEIENFLRENG, from the coding sequence ATGAAGGGAAAGATTAAGCTCAAGCGCTTCCTCCAGCGTTCGCTTGACAGGTCCTACCTGCTCCTGTGCCACCACAACGCAGACCCTGACTCACTAGGCTCTGCCATAGCCTTCGCCCGCTATTTGAAGTCCCTTGGCGTTGAGAGGGTCAGGATAGGCGTTGCCCAAAGTGTCTCCTCCTACGCGAAGAGGCTTCTGGTTCTCTCCCCCGTCCCCGTTGAGAAGAACCCCACCGTTGAGGAGGACGTCATGGTAATCTTCGATACCTCTTCCCTTGAACAGCTCGAACCGATTGAGATTCCCAAAGGAAAGACCGTCATACTGATTGACCATCACGTCGAGAAGGAAAGGCCGATTAAGGCTGACATAGCGGTCGTTGACTCCTCCAGAACTTCGACTGCTGAAATAGTATGGGAGCTTTTCAAGTACTTCGATTTTGTTGATGAAGAAAGCGCAAGGGCCATCTTAGCTGGAATCGTCACGGACACGGCAAACTTCCGCTTTGCCAACGCGAAGACTTTCAAAGCCGTGGGCGAGATTCTGGAGAGGTTTCCGCTCCAGATGGGTGAAATCTTCAGCCTCGTTGCCCCGGTGGTTGATGAAAACACCGATAACGCTAAGAGGATGGCCGTCCTGAAGGCCTGCCAGAGGCTCGAAATAAGGAAGTTCCGGAAGTACATCATAGCGATTTCAAAGGTCTCCGCATACGAGTCCTACGCCTGCAAGGTCTTCCTTCAGCTTGGCGCTGACATAGCGATAGTCGGGAGCGAAAAGAAAGGTGTGCGGATTTCGGCGAGGGCCAAGGAGAGCCTTGTGAAGAAAGGTCTTCACCTCGGAAAGATTATGGAGAAAGTTGGGCCCGTTATAGAGGGCTCTGGCGGTGGCCACGCTGGTGCGGCTGGAGCCAACGGAAAGGTCAACCTTGATAAGGCCATAAAGCTAATACTGAAGGAGATTGAGAACTTTTTAAGGGAGAACGGTTAA
- a CDS encoding DUF3194 domain-containing protein gives MEQRGVIHIGLPELSEEEIIAIGELAQNVIIKHVFSELNRSEVKDIEVTTRINRDDTLNLEIEVYLEVPVFVKVDVEKLIEEALEKAYDAVEKRLREIANEGKD, from the coding sequence ATGGAGCAGAGAGGGGTTATACACATAGGTCTCCCGGAGCTCAGCGAGGAGGAAATAATAGCCATCGGCGAGCTCGCCCAGAACGTCATAATAAAGCACGTCTTCAGCGAGCTGAACAGGAGTGAAGTAAAGGACATAGAGGTCACAACGAGGATAAACAGAGATGACACGCTGAACCTCGAAATCGAGGTGTACCTTGAAGTCCCTGTCTTCGTCAAGGTGGACGTGGAGAAGCTGATTGAAGAGGCTCTTGAGAAGGCCTACGATGCTGTAGAGAAAAGGCTGAGGGAGATTGCTAATGAAGGGAAAGATTAA
- a CDS encoding prefoldin subunit beta, with protein sequence MQNIPPQVQSMLAQLESYQQQLQLLVQQKQKVQLELNEAKKALEEIEKLPDDAVIYKTVGTLIVKTDKEKALAELKEKVETLEVRLSALERQEKKLNEKLKELTAKIQASLKPPVAG encoded by the coding sequence ATGCAGAACATTCCGCCCCAGGTTCAGTCCATGCTTGCCCAGCTTGAGAGCTACCAGCAGCAGCTCCAGCTTCTCGTCCAGCAGAAGCAGAAGGTTCAGCTTGAGCTCAACGAGGCCAAGAAGGCCCTTGAGGAGATAGAGAAGCTCCCCGACGATGCCGTCATCTACAAGACCGTCGGGACGCTCATCGTCAAGACCGACAAGGAGAAGGCTTTAGCTGAGCTCAAGGAGAAGGTCGAAACGCTCGAAGTCCGCCTCAGTGCCCTTGAGAGGCAGGAGAAGAAGCTCAACGAGAAGCTGAAGGAGCTCACCGCGAAGATCCAAGCTTCCCTTAAGCCGCCCGTAGCGGGCTGA
- the pcc1 gene encoding KEOPS complex subunit Pcc1 — MEKPIRGRIEIEFPSEEVARVVYESVKLEHETVPYRRSEIDLRREGKAIIIEFTAADNSALRGTLNSYLRWIKVAMDSFEI, encoded by the coding sequence GTGGAGAAACCCATTAGGGGCAGGATTGAGATCGAGTTTCCAAGCGAGGAAGTGGCGCGGGTCGTCTACGAGAGCGTGAAGCTGGAGCATGAAACAGTGCCGTACCGGAGGAGCGAGATAGACCTCAGGAGGGAAGGAAAGGCCATAATCATTGAGTTCACCGCTGCCGATAACTCCGCCCTCAGGGGGACACTCAACTCATATCTAAGGTGGATTAAGGTCGCGATGGACTCCTTCGAGATATAA